A part of Melittangium boletus DSM 14713 genomic DNA contains:
- a CDS encoding glycoside hydrolase family 26 protein: MKLDFKKFYIALTSSLAACAAVAMPSSASAQPLTGVYRGEVYSQPNTVNAYSAWLGTEVTMGQGHQAKDSWGNIENPSWQLQSWSTWVHAKPGRRFNYSVAMYPSGQGSLAQCAQGAYDSRFKTLANNLVAHKLQNTIIRLGWEFSGNWMPWYSGGGQQANFAGCFRKIVTAMRTAQPSAGFEFDWNPNYDIPAGDMATTYPGDAYVDYVGLDMYDQGWNGAYPIPSGCTGSCQLSRWQGVWSKQFAPALLKFRDFARSHGKRLSIPEWGVNDAATTGGGDNTYYVQQMLEFIFDPANNVGYHSYFDIQASDGHHQLSSADSNGGNTFKTEFPNAAALFKSYYGTSTPPPNPGPSISTTQATVSANPVTRGQTFQVGGSVTSSSATTVVVKYEIRNASTLSLISEKAYTAQSFTAGQTRAYSSPFVIPTTLAAGTYRVDTLVFTADWSKTLLYRNDTTFTAK, encoded by the coding sequence ATGAAGCTGGACTTCAAGAAATTCTACATCGCGCTCACGTCCTCCCTGGCGGCTTGCGCCGCCGTGGCAATGCCCTCGAGCGCATCGGCTCAGCCCCTCACGGGGGTGTACCGGGGTGAAGTCTATTCCCAGCCCAACACGGTCAACGCCTATTCAGCCTGGCTTGGGACGGAAGTCACCATGGGCCAGGGCCATCAGGCCAAGGACAGCTGGGGCAACATCGAAAACCCCTCCTGGCAGCTTCAGTCCTGGAGCACGTGGGTTCACGCCAAACCCGGCCGCCGATTCAACTACTCGGTCGCCATGTACCCCAGTGGGCAGGGTTCGCTCGCCCAGTGCGCGCAGGGCGCCTATGACTCGCGCTTCAAGACGCTCGCCAACAACCTGGTGGCCCACAAGCTCCAGAACACCATCATCCGCCTGGGCTGGGAGTTCAGCGGCAATTGGATGCCGTGGTATTCCGGCGGCGGCCAGCAGGCGAACTTCGCGGGCTGCTTCCGCAAGATCGTGACGGCCATGCGCACCGCGCAGCCGTCGGCCGGATTCGAATTCGACTGGAATCCCAACTACGACATCCCGGCCGGAGACATGGCCACGACCTATCCGGGCGATGCGTATGTCGATTACGTCGGCCTCGACATGTACGACCAGGGTTGGAATGGCGCGTATCCCATCCCCTCGGGCTGCACGGGTTCGTGCCAGCTGAGCCGCTGGCAGGGCGTCTGGAGCAAGCAGTTCGCACCGGCCCTGCTCAAGTTCCGCGACTTCGCCCGGTCCCACGGCAAGCGGCTCTCCATTCCGGAGTGGGGCGTGAATGACGCGGCCACGACGGGCGGCGGAGACAACACCTACTACGTCCAGCAGATGCTGGAGTTCATCTTCGATCCCGCCAACAACGTCGGTTACCACTCGTACTTCGACATCCAGGCTTCGGATGGTCACCACCAGCTGTCGAGCGCCGACAGCAATGGCGGCAACACCTTCAAGACCGAGTTCCCGAACGCGGCCGCGCTCTTCAAGAGCTACTACGGCACGTCGACGCCGCCCCCCAATCCGGGCCCCAGCATCTCGACCACCCAGGCGACGGTCAGCGCCAACCCGGTGACCCGTGGCCAGACCTTCCAGGTGGGCGGCTCGGTCACGTCCTCCTCGGCCACCACCGTGGTGGTGAAGTACGAAATCCGCAACGCCTCCACCCTGTCGTTGATCTCGGAGAAGGCCTATACCGCGCAGAGCTTCACCGCGGGACAGACCCGCGCCTACAGCTCGCCGTTCGTCATTCCGACCACGCTCGCGGCGGGGACCTACCGGGTCGACACGCTGGTGTTCACCGCAGACTGGTCGAAGACCCTGCTCTACCGGAACGACACGACCTTCACGGCGAAGTGA
- a CDS encoding porin: MHLLAPSRSVLVALLPSATLLVSSLANAQQTDTPSTPPASEAPAVPAPALQPPPAAEASKKESHWYDKIRIRGYTQFRYNRLPSFRVNEDLINDQGDRFLGKNNGFGIRRARIVIFGDVHERVSIYLQPDFASVISDQYNVAILRDWYADIFLDSRKEFRLRVGQSKVPYGFENLQSSQNRLAFDRNDAINSALKDERDLGAFFYWAPDEIRQRFKYLVDSGLKGSGDYGVVGLGVYNGQTANRPERNDNLHTVGRVTWPFLFGKQFVEVGVGGYYGRYNVSVSPTAEAPYALENGENNLVDARANLSLMIYPQPLGFAAEYNVGRGPSLGEDSPFIIGSRPLRGGYAQLMYKLDGVLGVSLIPYVRGTLYEGGKKFETNAPRYDVRELELGVEWQIYKALELTGAYLISDRTSSRAPYLQQRGDVTRIQLQVNY; encoded by the coding sequence ATGCACCTCCTCGCGCCCTCCCGCTCCGTCCTTGTCGCGTTGCTGCCCAGCGCCACGCTCCTGGTGTCATCTCTCGCGAACGCCCAGCAGACCGACACGCCCTCAACCCCCCCGGCCTCCGAGGCTCCCGCGGTACCCGCGCCAGCCCTCCAACCTCCCCCTGCCGCGGAGGCATCGAAGAAGGAATCGCACTGGTACGACAAGATCCGCATCCGGGGCTACACCCAGTTCCGCTACAACCGGTTGCCCAGCTTCCGCGTCAACGAAGACCTCATCAACGACCAGGGTGATCGCTTCCTCGGCAAGAACAACGGCTTTGGCATCCGACGGGCGCGAATCGTCATCTTCGGAGATGTCCACGAACGGGTGTCCATCTACCTGCAACCCGACTTCGCCTCGGTCATCTCGGACCAATACAACGTCGCCATCCTGCGCGACTGGTACGCCGACATCTTCCTGGACTCGCGCAAGGAATTCCGGCTCCGCGTGGGCCAGTCCAAGGTGCCGTATGGCTTCGAGAACCTCCAATCGAGCCAGAACCGCCTCGCGTTCGACCGCAATGACGCCATCAACAGCGCGCTCAAGGACGAGCGCGACCTGGGCGCCTTCTTCTACTGGGCGCCGGATGAGATCCGCCAGCGGTTCAAGTACCTGGTCGACAGCGGCTTGAAGGGCTCTGGCGACTACGGCGTGGTGGGACTCGGCGTCTACAACGGGCAGACCGCCAACCGCCCCGAGCGCAACGACAACCTGCACACCGTCGGCCGCGTGACCTGGCCCTTCCTCTTCGGCAAACAATTCGTCGAGGTGGGCGTGGGCGGATATTACGGCCGCTACAACGTCAGCGTCTCCCCGACGGCGGAAGCCCCGTACGCGCTGGAGAACGGGGAGAACAACCTCGTCGACGCGCGCGCCAACCTGAGCCTGATGATCTACCCGCAGCCGCTCGGCTTCGCCGCCGAGTACAACGTGGGACGCGGCCCCTCCCTGGGCGAGGACTCGCCCTTCATCATTGGCAGCCGCCCCCTGCGCGGAGGCTATGCCCAGCTCATGTACAAGCTGGACGGCGTGCTCGGCGTGTCGCTCATCCCCTACGTGAGGGGAACCCTCTATGAGGGCGGCAAGAAGTTCGAGACGAACGCGCCCCGCTACGACGTGCGCGAACTGGAGCTGGGCGTGGAGTGGCAGATCTACAAGGCGCTCGAGCTGACGGGCGCGTACCTGATCTCGGACCGCACCTCGTCGCGCGCTCCCTACCTCCAGCAACGCGGAGACGTGACGCGGATCCAGCTCCAGGTCAACTACTGA
- a CDS encoding glycoside hydrolase family 3 C-terminal domain-containing protein, giving the protein MAAPSSETKKYRTKAQGLVSQMTVEEKARLLSGNGSWTTHAIERLGIPSIFMADGPHGLRKATGPNTAESVPATCFPTASALASSWNTELLKQVGEALARECQTHDVQLLLGPGINMKRSPLGGRNFEYFSEDPVLAGQLAAAYIQGVQGQGVGTSLKHFAVNNQEHERMVSSSNLDERTLHEIYLPAFEIAIKEAQPWSVMCAYNKVNGVYASENDVLLERILRDEWGFEGFVVSDWGAVSDRVKGVMAGLNLEMPGSGEVNRKKIIAAVEEGRLPVSKLDEVVTGLLTVVLRAKDSHRPGTTYDVEQHQELARKAAGESIILLKNEDALLPLDPRGTTKIAVIGAFAKTPRYQGAGSSQVNPTRQSRAYDELVRLGGGEARFGYAAGYDLEGVTSEQLIEEARKQARHADVAIVFAGLPDSHESEGFDRASLEMPEGHIRLIEAVSEVQSRVVVVLMNGSAITMPWAGKVKAIVEGWLTGQAGGSAIADVLLGQVNPSGKLSETFPLRLEDTPTALEFPGLHQQAHYGEGIFIGYRYYDKRAIQPLFPFGFGLSYTTFAYSDLRLGASSIKETETLSVEVKVKNTGKLAGKEVVQLYVRENKPRVVRPPKELKAFAKVSLEAGQEKTVRFELSRRDFAYFDSAQHDWAVQSGEFEILVGGSSRDLPLKQTVQVQSTRTAPVTLTRDSTVKEFLKHPQGKAVHSRLLEAFLGYSPDNKPPEPPNLTDEERAARKKGEDSTLVFINDMPAYKVVNFTQGRLTDQMLEEMLETVR; this is encoded by the coding sequence ATGGCCGCACCATCCAGCGAAACCAAGAAGTATCGAACGAAAGCACAGGGACTGGTATCCCAGATGACCGTGGAGGAGAAAGCCCGGTTGTTGTCTGGAAATGGCTCGTGGACCACTCACGCGATCGAACGCCTGGGTATTCCGTCCATCTTCATGGCGGACGGTCCGCACGGGCTTCGGAAGGCGACGGGACCGAACACCGCGGAGAGCGTGCCCGCGACCTGTTTTCCGACCGCGTCCGCCCTGGCCTCGTCCTGGAACACGGAGCTGCTGAAACAGGTGGGCGAGGCCCTGGCGCGAGAGTGCCAGACCCATGATGTACAGCTCCTGCTGGGCCCGGGAATCAACATGAAGCGCTCGCCCCTGGGTGGGCGCAACTTCGAGTACTTCTCCGAGGATCCTGTCCTGGCCGGACAGCTGGCGGCGGCCTACATCCAGGGTGTCCAGGGTCAGGGGGTGGGGACCTCCCTGAAACACTTCGCCGTGAACAACCAGGAGCACGAGCGGATGGTGAGCAGCTCGAACCTGGATGAGCGCACCCTGCACGAAATCTACCTGCCGGCCTTCGAGATCGCGATCAAGGAAGCCCAGCCCTGGTCGGTGATGTGCGCCTATAACAAGGTGAACGGGGTCTATGCCTCCGAGAACGATGTCCTGCTCGAGCGCATCCTCCGGGACGAGTGGGGCTTCGAGGGCTTCGTGGTGTCCGACTGGGGCGCCGTGAGCGATCGGGTCAAGGGCGTCATGGCCGGGCTCAATCTGGAGATGCCGGGCAGTGGCGAGGTGAACCGGAAGAAGATCATCGCGGCCGTGGAGGAGGGCCGGCTGCCGGTCTCCAAGCTGGACGAGGTGGTCACCGGATTGCTCACGGTCGTCCTGCGCGCCAAGGACAGCCACCGTCCCGGAACCACGTACGATGTGGAACAGCATCAGGAATTGGCCCGGAAGGCCGCCGGAGAGAGCATCATCCTGTTGAAGAACGAGGATGCCCTCCTTCCGTTGGATCCCCGTGGAACGACGAAGATCGCCGTGATTGGAGCGTTCGCCAAGACGCCTCGCTACCAGGGCGCGGGCAGCTCCCAGGTCAATCCAACCCGGCAGTCCCGGGCCTATGACGAGCTGGTCCGGCTCGGCGGCGGGGAGGCCCGCTTCGGGTATGCCGCGGGTTACGACCTGGAAGGTGTCACCTCGGAGCAGCTCATCGAGGAGGCGCGCAAGCAGGCACGCCACGCGGATGTCGCCATCGTGTTCGCCGGACTGCCGGACAGCCATGAGTCCGAGGGATTCGACCGCGCCAGCCTGGAGATGCCCGAGGGACACATCCGGTTGATCGAGGCCGTGAGCGAGGTCCAGTCCCGGGTCGTGGTCGTGTTGATGAATGGCTCCGCCATCACCATGCCCTGGGCTGGCAAGGTGAAGGCCATCGTCGAGGGCTGGCTGACCGGACAAGCGGGAGGAAGCGCCATCGCCGACGTGCTGTTGGGACAGGTCAACCCCTCGGGGAAGTTGTCGGAGACGTTCCCCCTGCGCCTGGAAGACACGCCCACCGCCTTGGAGTTCCCTGGCCTCCATCAACAGGCCCATTACGGCGAGGGCATCTTCATTGGCTACCGGTACTACGACAAGAGAGCCATCCAGCCCTTGTTCCCGTTTGGTTTTGGCCTGAGCTACACGACCTTCGCCTACTCGGACCTGCGGCTCGGTGCCTCCTCCATCAAGGAGACCGAGACGCTGAGCGTCGAGGTGAAGGTCAAGAACACGGGCAAGCTGGCGGGCAAGGAAGTCGTCCAGCTCTACGTGCGCGAGAACAAGCCCCGCGTGGTGCGGCCTCCCAAGGAACTGAAGGCCTTCGCCAAGGTGTCGCTCGAGGCCGGCCAGGAGAAGACGGTGCGCTTCGAGTTGAGCCGGCGCGACTTCGCCTACTTCGATAGCGCCCAGCACGACTGGGCCGTCCAGTCGGGTGAGTTCGAGATCCTGGTCGGTGGTTCATCCAGGGACTTGCCGCTCAAGCAGACGGTCCAGGTCCAGTCCACCCGGACCGCCCCCGTGACGTTGACCCGGGACTCCACGGTCAAGGAGTTCTTGAAACACCCCCAGGGGAAGGCCGTCCACTCGCGCCTGCTCGAGGCCTTCCTGGGCTACTCCCCCGACAACAAGCCGCCGGAGCCCCCCAACCTCACTGACGAAGAGCGGGCGGCCCGGAAGAAGGGCGAGGACTCGACGCTGGTCTTCATCAACGACATGCCGGCCTACAAGGTGGTGAACTTCACCCAGGGCCGGCTCACGGATCAGATGCTGGAAGAAATGCTCGAGACCGTGCGGTAA
- a CDS encoding glycosyltransferase family 2 protein, producing the protein MKTLIIVPAFNEARNLPHVIASLREAAPECHICVVDDGSTDDTSRVAGRLGVTVLRSPLNLGIGGAVQLGYLWAYTHDYDAAVQIDGDGQHDPRYLPQVLPLLGDGRADVVIGSRFLETGGFRSTALRRMGIRYLSWMLRLRCGARATDPTSGYRAAGRRAIALFARSYPSDYPEPEAIALAVRHGLRVQDFPMQMKPRQHGESSINWWKTGYYLVKVSLALLLLPASERNWAFTSSSASEES; encoded by the coding sequence ATGAAAACTCTCATCATCGTACCCGCCTTCAATGAGGCCCGAAACCTTCCGCACGTCATCGCGTCCCTCCGGGAGGCGGCTCCCGAGTGCCACATCTGTGTCGTGGACGATGGCTCCACGGATGACACGTCGCGGGTGGCGGGCCGGTTGGGGGTCACCGTGCTGCGCAGCCCGCTGAACCTGGGGATCGGCGGCGCGGTGCAACTCGGCTACTTGTGGGCCTATACCCACGACTACGACGCCGCGGTGCAGATCGACGGTGATGGGCAGCATGATCCGCGCTATCTGCCGCAGGTACTCCCCCTCCTGGGGGATGGGCGCGCGGACGTGGTCATCGGTTCGCGCTTCCTGGAGACGGGTGGTTTCCGCTCGACGGCGTTGCGCCGCATGGGGATCCGCTACCTCTCCTGGATGTTGCGGTTGCGCTGTGGGGCGCGCGCCACGGATCCCACCTCGGGCTATCGCGCCGCGGGGCGGCGGGCCATCGCGCTCTTCGCGCGCAGCTATCCCAGCGACTACCCGGAGCCGGAGGCCATCGCCCTGGCCGTGCGCCACGGGCTGCGCGTGCAGGATTTTCCCATGCAGATGAAGCCGCGGCAGCACGGAGAGAGTTCCATCAACTGGTGGAAGACGGGCTACTACCTGGTGAAGGTGTCGCTGGCCCTGTTGCTGTTGCCCGCGTCGGAGCGCAATTGGGCGTTCACCAGCAGCAGCGCCTCGGAGGAGTCATGA
- a CDS encoding DUF2304 domain-containing protein yields MIGEHLLPLRLQLFGGALLLAFVIWVLRLIRHHQLSLRDSLSWLLSTLLALVCVIFPQSLRWLADLLQVEVAANALFALAFLYVLFNLLSVTIALSSGAIRVRRLSQECAMLRAEIESLRKSVGVARREEGS; encoded by the coding sequence ATGATCGGCGAACACCTGTTGCCCCTTCGCCTCCAGCTCTTTGGCGGCGCGTTGTTGCTGGCCTTCGTGATCTGGGTGTTGCGGCTCATCCGCCACCATCAGCTCAGTCTGCGCGACAGCCTCTCCTGGTTGCTGTCGACGCTGCTGGCCCTGGTGTGCGTCATCTTTCCCCAGAGCCTGCGCTGGCTGGCGGACCTGCTCCAGGTGGAGGTGGCCGCCAATGCCCTCTTCGCGCTGGCCTTCCTCTATGTCCTCTTCAACCTGCTCTCGGTGACGATCGCCCTGTCCTCGGGGGCCATCCGCGTGCGCCGGCTGTCCCAGGAGTGCGCGATGCTGCGCGCGGAGATCGAATCGTTGCGCAAGTCCGTCGGAGTGGCGCGGCGCGAGGAGGGCTCGTGA